The Lycium barbarum isolate Lr01 chromosome 10, ASM1917538v2, whole genome shotgun sequence genome includes a region encoding these proteins:
- the LOC132613124 gene encoding WAT1-related protein At1g60050-like produces the protein MGVKVAIGEKMLPCIAMIIIEACTIFLTIMASTAMSKLGMSSFVFVVYTNALSFILLIPYSFLFHIKDKTEEPLFTFSLLSRAFFLGLVGVTISQNLAFAGLRYSSPIVACGAANMIPAFSFIIANILRFPFLESIDGPYFWNGCNWLHPHVMKITCLYTLFGTIQSALLALFMEKDLSIWRLKLDFELLVIVLTAIFGSLVRSSVQMWCTRLKGPSYTLFFKPVGVPVASTCGCVLFAATFHYGSMLSACICGLGYYTTLWEQLKEDDTKKDMKSNESVSDEKVPLLQEKQEGDSQV, from the exons ATGGGTGTGAAGGTTGCCATAGGAGAAAAAATGTTGCCATGCATAGCCATGATCATAATTGAAGCTTGCACCATTTTCTTGACAATTATGGCGAGTACCGCCATGTCGAAGCTAGGGATGAGTTCTTTTGTATTCGTGGTTTATACAAATGCTCTTAGCTTTATCCTTCTCATTCCATACTCCTTCCTTTTCCACATAAAAGACAA GACGGAGGAACCATTATTCACGTTTTCCCTTCTTTCGCGTGCCTTCTTCCTTGGTTTAGTAGG GGTAACAATATCTCAGAACCTTGCATTTGCGGGACTAAGATATAGTTCTCCAATAGTAGCATGTGGTGCAGCCAACATGATACCAGCCTTTTCTTTCATTATTGCCAATATCCTCAG ATTCCCTTTTTTGGAATCTATTGATGGGCCATACTTTTGGAACGGATGTAATTGGTTG CACCCACATGTGATGAAAATAACTTGTCTTTATACCTTGTTTGGAACCATCCAATCTGCACTACTTGCTCTATTTATGGAAAAAGATCTTAGTATTTGGAGACTTAAGCTTGACTTTGAACTGCTTGTCATTGTTTTAACT GCAATTTTCGGGAGTTTAGTACGTAGCAGCGTCCAGATGTGGTGCACACGTTTGAAAGGGCCTTCGTATACTCTCTTTTTCAAGCCTGTGGGAGTTCCAGTTGCCAGCACTTGTGGTTGTGTACTCTTTGCTGCTACTTTCCACTATGGAAG CATGTTGAGTGCATGCATATGTGGACTTGGTTATTACACTACGCTATGGGAACAACTCAAAGAAGACGACACAAAGAAAGACATGAAAAGCAACGAGTCTGTTTCTGATGAAAAAGTCCCTCTTCTGCAAGAAAAACAAGAAGGAGATTCACAGGTCTAG